The Thermus filiformis genome contains a region encoding:
- the perR gene encoding manganese-dependent transcriptional regulator PerR has product MRRLTRQRKAVLEVVREAKNHPDAAWIYQEVRKRIPRISLGTVYRNLEALVEEGYLIPITRAGEATRYDANTHPHLHLVCEGCGALVDLEVELPDLLAPARLAHPGVEVRSVEVTYRGLCPECRRALKG; this is encoded by the coding sequence GTGCGGAGGCTTACCCGCCAGAGGAAGGCCGTGCTCGAGGTGGTCCGGGAGGCCAAGAACCACCCGGACGCCGCCTGGATCTACCAGGAGGTGCGCAAGCGCATCCCCCGGATCAGCCTGGGCACGGTCTACCGCAACCTCGAGGCCCTGGTGGAGGAGGGCTACCTCATCCCCATCACCCGGGCGGGGGAGGCCACCCGGTACGACGCCAACACCCACCCCCACCTGCACCTGGTCTGCGAGGGGTGCGGGGCCTTGGTGGACCTGGAGGTGGAGCTTCCCGACCTCCTCGCCCCCGCCCGCCTCGCCCACCCCGGGGTGGAGGTCCGGTCCGTGGAGGTCACCTACCGGGGCCTCTGCCCGGAGTGCCGCCGGGCCCTCAAGGGCTAG
- the hemC gene encoding hydroxymethylbilane synthase, with protein MRVIVVGTRGSTLALTQTRFVVERLKENWPETEFKVKTIKTRGDEGASPKEQNIFVKELEEALLRKEIDIAVHSLKDLPTELPKGLKLASVPKRVDPRDAFLGRTAKRLEDLPPKAVVGTSSVRRKAQLLAYRPDLLVKELRGNVDTRLSALGNGEFDAIILAAAGLIRLELRNRIDQFLDPEVMLPAPGQGALALEVRLGDDLAEELAYSLHDPLSFARVQAERAFLRGLGAGCLAPVGALAQVLEDGTLRLEGVLLSEDGKSYIRAEIEGEPGEAEELGLELAQDVLAQGGRELLGAGPGWGGVKT; from the coding sequence ATGCGCGTCATCGTCGTGGGGACCCGGGGGAGCACCCTGGCGCTCACCCAGACCCGCTTCGTGGTGGAGCGGCTGAAGGAGAACTGGCCCGAGACCGAGTTCAAGGTCAAGACCATCAAGACCCGGGGGGACGAGGGGGCCTCCCCCAAGGAGCAGAACATCTTCGTCAAGGAGCTGGAGGAGGCCCTTTTGCGCAAGGAGATCGACATCGCCGTCCACTCCCTGAAGGACCTCCCCACGGAGCTGCCCAAGGGCCTGAAGCTGGCCTCCGTGCCCAAGCGGGTGGATCCCCGGGACGCCTTCTTGGGCCGCACGGCCAAGCGGCTGGAGGACCTTCCTCCAAAAGCGGTGGTGGGGACGAGCTCCGTCCGGCGCAAAGCCCAGCTTTTGGCCTACCGGCCCGACCTTTTGGTGAAGGAGCTTAGGGGCAACGTGGACACCCGCCTTTCCGCCCTAGGAAACGGCGAGTTTGACGCCATCATCCTGGCGGCGGCGGGGCTGATCCGCCTCGAGCTCCGCAACCGCATAGACCAGTTCCTGGACCCCGAGGTCATGCTCCCCGCCCCGGGCCAGGGGGCTTTGGCCCTGGAGGTGCGGCTGGGGGACGACCTGGCGGAGGAGCTGGCCTACTCCCTCCACGACCCCCTCTCCTTCGCCCGCGTCCAGGCGGAGCGGGCTTTCCTGAGGGGCCTGGGGGCGGGCTGCCTGGCCCCCGTGGGGGCCCTGGCCCAGGTTTTGGAGGACGGGACCTTGCGCCTGGAGGGCGTCCTCCTCTCCGAGGACGGGAAGAGCTACATCCGGGCCGAGATCGAGGGCGAGCCCGGCGAGGCGGAGGAGCTGGGGTTGGAGCTGGCCCAGGACGTCCTGGCCCAGGGGGGAAGGGAGCTCCTTGGCGCGGGGCCCGGGTGGGGTGGTGTGAAAACCTGA
- the pheS gene encoding phenylalanine--tRNA ligase subunit alpha codes for MWEEAFGAIANAQDLEALKQIRARYLGKKGLLTEAMKRLKELPLEERKAQGQALNQVKEALEEAIARREEEILALELRRALERERLDPSLPGYPFPRGGLHPVTLIERELWEIFRALGYQAVEGPEVETEFFNFDALNIPEHHPARDMWDTFWLEGSLAPKGPLGEDLSGRLLLRTHTSPMQVRYMVAHTPPFRIVVPGRVYRYEQTDATHEAVFHQLEGLVVGEGIRMADLKGAILELAYALFGPESRVRFQPIYFPFVEPGAQFALWWPEKGRWLELGGAGMVHPRVFEAVDAYRERLGLKPAYRGVTGFAFGLGVERLAMLRYGIPDIRYFFQNRLSFLRQFKGV; via the coding sequence ATGTGGGAGGAAGCCTTCGGCGCCATCGCGAACGCCCAAGACCTCGAGGCCCTGAAGCAGATCCGGGCCCGCTACCTGGGCAAAAAGGGCCTCCTCACCGAGGCGATGAAACGGCTCAAGGAGCTCCCCCTGGAGGAGCGAAAAGCCCAGGGCCAGGCCCTGAACCAGGTCAAGGAGGCCCTGGAGGAGGCCATCGCCCGCCGGGAGGAGGAAATCCTGGCCCTGGAGCTGAGGCGGGCCCTGGAGAGGGAGCGGCTGGACCCCTCCCTCCCCGGCTACCCCTTCCCCCGGGGGGGGCTCCACCCGGTGACCCTGATTGAGCGGGAGCTTTGGGAGATCTTCCGCGCCCTGGGCTACCAGGCGGTGGAGGGGCCGGAGGTGGAGACGGAGTTCTTCAACTTTGACGCCCTGAACATCCCCGAGCACCACCCGGCCCGGGACATGTGGGACACCTTCTGGCTGGAGGGGAGCCTGGCCCCCAAGGGCCCCCTGGGGGAGGACCTCTCGGGCCGCCTCCTCCTCAGGACCCACACCTCCCCCATGCAGGTCCGGTACATGGTGGCCCACACCCCCCCCTTCCGCATCGTGGTCCCGGGCCGGGTCTACCGGTACGAGCAGACGGACGCCACCCACGAGGCGGTCTTCCACCAGCTCGAGGGCCTGGTGGTGGGGGAGGGGATCCGCATGGCCGACCTCAAGGGGGCGATCCTGGAGCTCGCCTACGCCCTCTTCGGCCCCGAGTCCCGGGTGCGCTTCCAGCCCATCTACTTCCCCTTCGTGGAGCCGGGGGCCCAGTTCGCCCTGTGGTGGCCGGAAAAGGGGCGCTGGCTCGAGCTGGGCGGGGCGGGGATGGTCCACCCCCGGGTCTTTGAGGCGGTGGACGCCTACCGGGAGCGGCTGGGCCTAAAGCCCGCCTACCGGGGGGTGACCGGCTTCGCCTTCGGGCTTGGGGTGGAGCGGCTGGCCATGCTCCGCTACGGCATCCCGGACATCCGCTACTTCTTCCAGAACCGGCTTTCCTTCCTCAGGCAGTTCAAGGGGGTGTGA
- the pheT gene encoding phenylalanine--tRNA ligase subunit beta, which produces MRVPYSWLKTYLPEAPLPERLEELLAQLGFEVEALEAWPAPPEGVVFARVLEAQPIPGTGLKRLVLDIGRPVEVVSGAPNAREGIGVALALPGTEVLGERVGERRIQGVVSHGMALSPKELGVGEYSGGLLEFPPDALPPGAPVAEAWPEDTVLAVDITPNRPDALGVFGLARDLSALGLELVIPETGFAGEDVPLPFRAQVEDEEGAPHFTLSYAFGLRVGPSPLWLQRWLFAAGMRPINNVVDITNFAMLELSQSMHAFDRRRIGEGLLVRRARKGERLVTLDGVERLLAEEDLLITALFGEESVPVGLAGIMGGKNSEVQEDTEEVALEVAYFNPVRIRRTSRRLGLRTEASHRFERGVDPLGQAFAQRRALHLLEKVTGARVARTFLDLGQPQPPAPIPFRPEYTNRLLGTDYPVEVQLSTLRRLFCTVEGEGPYWVRPPSFRVDLSREEDLVEEVARVQGYETIPTTLPAFFPAPDNRNVEEAYRKKQALKTLLAGLGFQEVMPYPFTSEEEARLFRVPSPTLRLLNPQSPEKSALRTLLFPGLVRALENMLKNQEAERALLFEVGRVFQEEERTHVAGLLLGEAVGGAWFKEKVAGYYALKGLLEAVLDRMGLEARFLPKAFPWLHPGVSAEVVLGERPFGFLGQIHPEVTRALELPPLFVFELLWPFPEAKTAFRDLPRFPRATRDLAVVVPEAVGYHEVEALLKRAAGALLEGLELFDLYQGPPLEAGQKSLAFHLAFRHPERTLKDEEVDRIMEGILEAIWAKGWRIRG; this is translated from the coding sequence ATGCGCGTACCCTACTCCTGGCTCAAGACCTACCTGCCCGAGGCCCCCCTGCCCGAGCGGCTGGAGGAGCTTCTGGCCCAGCTCGGCTTTGAGGTGGAGGCCCTGGAGGCCTGGCCCGCCCCCCCGGAAGGGGTGGTCTTCGCCCGGGTCCTCGAGGCCCAGCCCATCCCCGGGACCGGGCTTAAGCGGCTCGTTTTGGACATCGGAAGGCCGGTGGAGGTGGTCTCGGGGGCCCCCAACGCCCGAGAGGGGATCGGGGTGGCCCTGGCCCTGCCCGGGACGGAGGTCCTGGGGGAGCGGGTCGGGGAACGGCGGATCCAGGGGGTGGTCTCCCACGGGATGGCCCTCTCCCCCAAGGAGCTCGGGGTGGGGGAGTACAGCGGGGGGCTTTTGGAGTTCCCCCCGGACGCCCTCCCCCCCGGCGCCCCCGTGGCCGAGGCCTGGCCGGAGGACACGGTCTTGGCGGTGGACATCACCCCCAACCGGCCGGACGCCCTGGGGGTCTTCGGCCTGGCCCGGGACCTGAGCGCTTTGGGGCTCGAGCTGGTCATTCCCGAGACCGGCTTCGCCGGGGAGGACGTCCCCCTGCCCTTCCGGGCCCAGGTGGAGGACGAGGAGGGGGCGCCCCACTTCACCCTCTCCTACGCCTTTGGCCTCAGGGTGGGCCCGAGCCCCCTGTGGCTCCAGCGCTGGCTCTTTGCCGCCGGGATGCGGCCCATCAACAACGTGGTGGACATCACCAACTTCGCCATGCTGGAACTCTCCCAGTCCATGCACGCCTTTGACCGGCGGAGGATCGGGGAGGGGCTCCTGGTGCGGCGGGCCCGCAAGGGGGAGCGGCTTGTGACCCTGGACGGGGTGGAGCGGCTCCTTGCGGAGGAGGACCTCCTGATCACCGCCCTTTTCGGGGAGGAGTCGGTCCCCGTGGGGCTCGCGGGGATCATGGGGGGGAAGAACAGCGAGGTGCAGGAGGACACAGAGGAGGTGGCCCTGGAGGTGGCCTACTTCAACCCCGTGCGCATCCGGAGGACCTCGAGGCGGCTCGGCCTGCGCACCGAGGCCAGCCACCGGTTTGAGCGGGGGGTGGACCCCTTGGGCCAGGCCTTCGCCCAGCGGCGGGCCCTCCACCTTCTGGAGAAGGTGACCGGGGCCCGGGTGGCCCGGACCTTTTTGGACCTGGGCCAGCCCCAGCCCCCCGCCCCCATCCCTTTCCGGCCCGAGTACACCAACCGCCTCCTGGGGACGGACTACCCCGTGGAGGTCCAGCTCTCCACCCTGCGGCGGCTCTTTTGCACCGTGGAGGGGGAGGGGCCCTACTGGGTCAGGCCGCCCAGCTTCCGGGTGGACCTGAGCCGGGAGGAGGACCTGGTGGAGGAGGTGGCCCGCGTCCAGGGGTACGAGACCATCCCCACCACCCTGCCCGCCTTCTTCCCCGCCCCGGACAACCGGAACGTGGAGGAGGCCTACCGGAAGAAGCAGGCCCTCAAGACCCTCCTCGCCGGGCTGGGCTTCCAGGAGGTCATGCCCTACCCCTTCACCTCCGAGGAGGAGGCCCGGCTCTTCCGCGTTCCTTCGCCCACCCTGCGGCTTCTCAACCCCCAGTCCCCGGAGAAGAGCGCCCTGCGCACCCTCCTCTTCCCGGGCCTGGTCCGGGCCCTGGAGAACATGCTCAAAAACCAAGAGGCGGAGCGGGCCCTCCTCTTTGAGGTGGGCCGGGTCTTCCAGGAGGAGGAGAGGACCCACGTGGCGGGCCTCCTCCTGGGCGAGGCGGTGGGCGGCGCGTGGTTCAAGGAGAAGGTGGCCGGCTACTACGCCCTGAAGGGGCTTTTGGAGGCGGTCCTGGACCGGATGGGCCTCGAGGCCCGCTTCCTGCCCAAGGCCTTCCCCTGGCTCCACCCGGGGGTCTCGGCGGAGGTGGTCCTGGGGGAGAGGCCCTTCGGCTTCCTGGGGCAGATCCATCCGGAGGTGACCCGGGCCCTGGAGCTTCCGCCCCTGTTCGTCTTTGAGCTCCTCTGGCCCTTCCCCGAGGCCAAAACCGCCTTCCGGGACCTTCCCCGCTTCCCCCGGGCCACCCGCGACCTGGCGGTGGTGGTGCCCGAGGCGGTGGGGTACCATGAGGTGGAGGCCCTGCTTAAGAGGGCAGCAGGGGCGCTTTTGGAGGGCCTGGAGCTCTTTGACCTCTACCAGGGGCCGCCCCTCGAGGCGGGGCAGAAGAGCCTGGCCTTCCATCTGGCCTTCCGCCACCCGGAGAGGACGCTCAAGGACGAGGAGGTGGACCGGATCATGGAAGGCATCCTGGAGGCCATCTGGGCCAAGGGGTGGAGGATCAGGGGGTAG
- the pfkA gene encoding 6-phosphofructokinase translates to MKRIGVFTSGGDAPGMNAAIRAVVRQAAVLGLEVVGIRRGYAGMIQGEFLPLGPRDVANILQRGGTVLLTARSQAFMTEEGRKKAYENLQQAGIEGLVAIGGDGTFRGAMRLIEEFRLPVVGVPGTIDNDLYGTDYTIGFDTAVNTALEAIDRIRDTAASHERVFLIEVMGRNSGFIALDVGIAGGAEVIALPEAPVDPRAVAEVLLESQRRGKTSSIVVVAEGAYPGGAEGLLRAIRSHAEVEARVTVLGHIQRGGSPTAKDRILASRLGAAAVEALVGGTSGVMVGEVEGEVELTPLKDAVERKKDIQRALLDLARVLSI, encoded by the coding sequence ATGAAGCGGATCGGAGTCTTCACCTCCGGGGGAGACGCCCCCGGGATGAACGCGGCCATCCGGGCCGTGGTGCGGCAGGCGGCGGTGCTGGGCCTCGAGGTGGTCGGCATCCGCCGCGGGTACGCGGGGATGATCCAGGGGGAGTTCCTCCCCCTGGGGCCGAGGGACGTGGCCAACATCTTGCAACGGGGTGGGACGGTCCTCCTCACGGCCCGCAGCCAGGCCTTCATGACCGAGGAGGGGCGGAAGAAGGCCTACGAGAACCTCCAACAGGCGGGCATAGAGGGCCTGGTGGCCATCGGGGGGGACGGGACCTTCCGGGGGGCGATGCGCCTCATAGAGGAGTTCCGCCTCCCGGTGGTGGGGGTCCCGGGGACGATTGACAACGACCTCTACGGCACCGACTACACCATCGGGTTTGACACCGCGGTCAACACCGCCCTGGAGGCCATTGACCGCATCCGGGACACGGCGGCGAGCCACGAGCGGGTCTTCCTCATAGAGGTGATGGGGCGGAACTCAGGGTTCATCGCCCTGGACGTGGGGATCGCCGGGGGGGCGGAGGTCATCGCCCTGCCGGAGGCCCCCGTGGACCCGAGGGCGGTGGCGGAGGTGCTTCTGGAGTCCCAGCGCCGGGGCAAGACCAGCTCCATCGTCGTGGTGGCGGAGGGGGCCTACCCCGGGGGAGCGGAGGGGCTTTTGCGGGCCATCCGCTCCCACGCGGAGGTGGAGGCCCGGGTGACCGTGCTGGGCCACATCCAGCGGGGAGGGAGCCCCACGGCCAAGGACCGCATCCTGGCGAGCCGCCTGGGGGCCGCGGCGGTGGAGGCCCTCGTGGGGGGCACCAGCGGGGTGATGGTGGGGGAGGTGGAGGGGGAGGTGGAGCTCACCCCCCTGAAGGACGCGGTGGAGCGGAAGAAGGACATCCAGCGCGCCCTTTTAGACCTGGCCCGGGTCCTGTCTATTTGA
- the rsmI gene encoding 16S rRNA (cytidine(1402)-2'-O)-methyltransferase has protein sequence MRLVLVPTPIGNLKDITLRALEVFREVEAVACEDTRRTGFLLHHYGIQKPLLRLDQHTLHRAKEVLAPYAHVAYATDAGTPGVSDPGAELVRMALEWGWDVEALPGPTAFLPALILSGFPTHRFTFEGFLPKGGKERKERMEQLKREGRTAVLYESPHRLRKTLEELAGLYGPGHPVAVARELTKLHEEVFRGSLEEALNHFQTPRGEFVLVLAPWREDALDAQALARALRAQGLKGKALREALLQAGVGRNEAYRLSLEEE, from the coding sequence ATGCGCCTCGTCCTCGTCCCCACCCCCATCGGCAACCTCAAGGACATCACCCTGAGGGCCCTGGAGGTCTTCCGGGAGGTGGAGGCGGTGGCCTGCGAGGACACCCGGCGCACGGGGTTTCTCCTCCACCACTACGGGATCCAGAAGCCCCTCCTCCGCCTGGACCAGCACACCCTCCACCGGGCCAAGGAGGTCCTCGCCCCCTACGCCCACGTGGCCTACGCCACGGACGCGGGCACCCCGGGGGTCTCCGACCCCGGGGCGGAGCTGGTGCGGATGGCCTTAGAATGGGGGTGGGATGTGGAAGCGCTTCCTGGACCCACCGCCTTTCTGCCCGCTCTCATCCTCTCTGGCTTCCCCACCCACCGGTTTACCTTCGAGGGGTTCCTGCCCAAAGGGGGAAAGGAGCGAAAGGAGCGGATGGAGCAGCTGAAGAGGGAGGGGCGGACCGCGGTCTTGTACGAGTCCCCCCACCGGCTCCGAAAAACCCTGGAGGAGCTGGCCGGGCTTTACGGCCCCGGCCACCCGGTGGCGGTGGCCCGGGAGCTCACCAAGCTCCACGAGGAGGTCTTCCGGGGAAGCCTCGAGGAGGCCCTGAATCACTTCCAAACCCCCCGGGGGGAGTTCGTTTTGGTCCTCGCCCCCTGGCGGGAAGACGCCTTGGACGCCCAGGCCCTGGCCCGGGCCTTGAGGGCGCAGGGGCTAAAGGGCAAGGCGCTGAGGGAGGCGCTTTTGCAGGCGGGGGTAGGCCGGAACGAGGCCTACCGCCTTTCACTGGAGGAGGAATGA
- a CDS encoding inorganic diphosphatase — protein MANLKKLPVGDKAPEVVHMVIEVSKGSGNKYEYDPDLEAIKLDRVLPGAQFYPGDYGFIPSTLAEDGDPLDGIVLSTYPLLPGVVVEVRVVGLLLMEDEKGGDAKIIGVVHEDPRLDHIRDIQDVPEGVKQEIQNFFETYKALEAKKGKWVRVTGFKDRAAALEEVRACIARYGA, from the coding sequence ATGGCGAACCTGAAGAAGCTTCCCGTAGGCGACAAGGCCCCCGAGGTGGTGCACATGGTCATAGAGGTCTCCAAGGGCTCGGGGAACAAGTACGAGTACGACCCCGACCTCGAGGCCATCAAGCTGGACCGGGTCCTCCCGGGGGCCCAGTTCTACCCCGGGGACTACGGCTTCATCCCCTCCACCCTGGCGGAGGACGGGGATCCCTTAGACGGCATCGTCCTCTCCACCTACCCCCTCCTGCCGGGTGTGGTGGTGGAGGTGCGGGTGGTGGGCCTCCTCCTCATGGAGGACGAGAAGGGCGGGGACGCCAAGATCATCGGGGTGGTCCACGAGGACCCGCGCCTGGACCATATCCGGGACATCCAGGACGTGCCCGAGGGGGTCAAGCAGGAGATCCAGAACTTCTTTGAGACCTACAAGGCCCTGGAGGCCAAGAAGGGCAAGTGGGTCAGGGTCACCGGGTTCAAGGACCGGGCCGCGGCGCTGGAAGAGGTCCGGGCCTGCATCGCCCGGTACGGGGCCTGA
- a CDS encoding glycerophosphodiester phosphodiesterase: MPLLLGHRGAPRLARENTLEAFRLALEKGMDGVELDVQMTRDGVLVVHHDFTLEGRPLSFWASSDLPPYIPRLEEVLSQLQGAYVNVELKSLPPSDGREKVLAELLSRFSLERIWVSSFDPFALLRLRRLDPRIPLGFLLEVEEGFDLVPCLGVDWVHPEAGLLTEERVRSLKRRHKVAAWTVNDPARMEELARFGVDALITDLAGFL, translated from the coding sequence ATGCCGCTTCTACTCGGTCACCGGGGCGCCCCCCGCCTGGCGCGGGAAAACACCCTGGAGGCCTTCCGTTTGGCCCTGGAGAAGGGGATGGACGGGGTGGAGCTGGACGTGCAGATGACGAGGGACGGGGTCCTGGTGGTCCACCACGACTTCACCCTCGAGGGCCGGCCCCTCTCCTTTTGGGCCTCCTCGGACCTCCCCCCCTACATCCCCCGCCTCGAGGAGGTCCTCTCCCAGCTGCAAGGGGCGTACGTGAACGTGGAGCTCAAGAGCCTCCCCCCCTCGGACGGGCGGGAGAAGGTTTTGGCCGAGCTCCTTTCCCGCTTTTCCCTGGAGAGGATCTGGGTGAGCTCCTTTGACCCCTTCGCCCTCCTCCGGCTGAGGCGCCTGGACCCCCGGATCCCCCTGGGGTTTTTGCTGGAGGTGGAGGAGGGGTTTGATCTGGTCCCCTGCCTGGGTGTGGACTGGGTCCACCCCGAGGCGGGGCTCCTGACCGAGGAGCGGGTGCGAAGCCTCAAGAGGAGGCACAAGGTGGCGGCCTGGACGGTGAACGACCCCGCCCGGATGGAGGAGCTCGCCCGCTTTGGCGTGGACGCCCTCATCACCGACCTGGCGGGGTTTTTATAA
- a CDS encoding ComEA family DNA-binding protein: protein MVLWLLAVLLAGGAALYPKLAPRPLEVEVLYRREAQEEVTGPLSLNQASLEELERLPGIGPTLARRIVENRPYQRVEDLLRVRGIGPATLERLRPYVRP from the coding sequence CTGGTCCTCTGGCTCCTCGCGGTCCTCCTAGCGGGCGGCGCCGCCCTCTACCCCAAGCTCGCCCCCAGGCCCTTGGAGGTAGAGGTCCTCTACCGCCGGGAGGCCCAGGAGGAGGTGACCGGCCCCCTCTCCCTCAACCAGGCCAGCCTGGAGGAGCTGGAGCGCCTCCCGGGAATCGGCCCCACCCTGGCCAGGCGGATCGTGGAAAACCGGCCCTACCAAAGGGTAGAGGACCTCCTGCGGGTGCGGGGGATCGGTCCGGCCACCCTGGAGCGCCTGCGCCCCTATGTCCGCCCCTGA
- a CDS encoding ComEC/Rec2 family competence protein encodes MSAPERLGLSLGLGALFGGLALVHPLGLLGGVLGVYLRLPFLVGFALVLLRGLLLPLPEPPPGPLEVEGVVRQGLLRAPEGVFHVKPPLEDGVYRLRGRVRPPDPPRLPGGLDERAWLLGRGVRAVLEVERVLERTPVPDGREAFRARLREGLSPRVARVMEALTLGDKRGLGDYAAFQEAGLAHVLALSGLHVGILAAFLVLLLFPLGPPRYLLALLGLLLYLFLAGPTPSLVRATLMAGLSLLGLFLGLGRAGLLSALGVAFFLQVLLAPWSLHSLGLQLSYLAVLGIALLLPALPRAPGILGLVQGAFWTTLAAQALTLPLLLHHFHLLPLLFPLANLLALPLVALLVPLGFLKLLLGGLLALPVEGVARLLLALTHLLAQGPRLVWGEVSPAGFALYYLGLLPLLLALRRQLAWDRALLLASLPAALSLLSAWPKPVEAYRLGQDAFLFRQGQREVLFLGQREDPEEVARALRALGVGGLEVLLAEEGRERPLRRALPVGVVVRPGREEAALRVGGMELEVTREGWTLSFAGYTARGAPQGGPVEVAGRGGSWTLPLGIKGAASLRLLLGYDW; translated from the coding sequence ATGTCCGCCCCTGAGCGGCTGGGCCTCAGCCTGGGCCTGGGGGCCCTCTTCGGCGGCCTGGCCCTGGTCCATCCCCTGGGCCTTCTGGGAGGGGTCCTGGGGGTTTACCTCCGCCTCCCCTTCCTGGTGGGGTTCGCCCTCGTCCTCCTGAGGGGGCTCCTCCTTCCCCTCCCCGAGCCGCCCCCGGGCCCCCTGGAGGTGGAAGGGGTGGTGCGGCAGGGCCTCCTGCGCGCCCCGGAAGGGGTGTTTCACGTGAAACCTCCCCTGGAGGACGGGGTCTACCGCCTGCGGGGCCGCGTCCGCCCCCCGGACCCCCCTCGGCTTCCCGGGGGCCTGGACGAGCGGGCGTGGCTCCTCGGGCGGGGGGTCCGGGCGGTGCTCGAGGTGGAGCGGGTGCTGGAAAGGACCCCGGTCCCGGACGGACGGGAGGCCTTCCGGGCCCGGCTCCGGGAGGGCCTTTCCCCCCGCGTGGCCCGGGTCATGGAGGCCCTGACCCTGGGGGACAAGCGGGGCCTAGGGGACTACGCCGCCTTCCAGGAGGCGGGCCTGGCCCACGTCCTGGCCCTCTCCGGCCTCCACGTGGGGATCCTGGCCGCCTTCCTCGTCCTCCTCCTCTTCCCCCTGGGGCCTCCCCGGTACCTCCTCGCCCTCCTGGGCCTCCTCCTCTACCTGTTCCTGGCCGGACCCACCCCCTCCCTGGTCCGGGCCACCCTGATGGCCGGCCTCTCCCTCCTCGGCCTCTTCCTGGGGCTGGGGCGGGCCGGTCTCCTCTCCGCCCTAGGGGTGGCCTTCTTCCTGCAGGTCCTCCTCGCCCCCTGGTCCCTCCACAGCCTCGGCCTCCAGCTCTCCTACCTGGCCGTCCTGGGCATCGCCCTCCTCCTCCCCGCCCTCCCCCGGGCCCCAGGCATCCTGGGGCTGGTCCAGGGGGCCTTCTGGACCACCCTGGCCGCCCAGGCCCTGACCCTGCCCCTGCTCCTGCACCACTTCCACCTCCTCCCCCTCCTCTTTCCCCTGGCCAACCTCCTGGCCCTTCCCCTGGTGGCCCTCCTGGTCCCCCTGGGCTTCCTCAAGCTCCTCCTGGGCGGCCTCCTGGCGCTGCCGGTGGAGGGGGTGGCCCGGCTCCTCCTGGCCCTCACCCACCTCCTGGCCCAGGGGCCCCGCCTGGTCTGGGGGGAGGTCTCGCCGGCGGGGTTCGCCCTCTACTACCTGGGCCTCCTCCCCCTGCTCCTAGCCCTCCGCCGCCAGCTGGCCTGGGACCGGGCCCTCCTCCTGGCGAGCCTCCCCGCGGCCTTGAGCCTCCTCTCCGCCTGGCCAAAGCCGGTGGAGGCCTACCGGCTGGGCCAGGACGCCTTCCTCTTCCGCCAGGGCCAGAGGGAGGTCCTCTTCCTGGGACAGCGGGAGGACCCGGAGGAGGTCGCCCGGGCCCTGCGGGCCCTAGGGGTGGGGGGGCTGGAGGTCCTCCTGGCGGAGGAGGGCCGGGAGCGCCCCCTGAGGCGGGCCCTGCCCGTGGGGGTGGTGGTGCGTCCGGGCCGGGAGGAGGCGGCCCTCCGCGTGGGAGGAATGGAGCTGGAGGTAACGCGGGAGGGCTGGACCCTCTCCTTCGCCGGGTACACCGCCCGGGGCGCGCCCCAGGGGGGGCCGGTGGAGGTGGCGGGCAGGGGCGGGAGCTGGACCCTGCCCCTAGGCATCAAGGGAGCGGCCTCCCTGAGGCTCCTTTTGGGCTACGACTGGTAG
- a CDS encoding ParB/RepB/Spo0J family partition protein — translation MSKKPSGLGKGLEALLPRGGAGVTRLPLELIRPNPNQPRRRFRPEALSELVESIREKGLLQPLLVRPKGEGYELVAGERRYRAALEAGLREVPVLIRDLTDREALELALVENLQREDLSPVEEALGYRRLLEMGLTQEEVARRVGKARSTVANALRLLQLPEEALRALEEGRITPGHARALLMLPEGERLWALSEILSKDLSVRQVERLKVQRPRPEPDLERQALAERLSQSLGLRVRLSRRRLVIEFSSEEELALLLERLGYQS, via the coding sequence GTGTCCAAGAAGCCTAGCGGTCTGGGGAAGGGCCTGGAGGCCCTTCTGCCCCGGGGAGGGGCCGGGGTGACCCGGCTTCCCTTGGAACTCATCCGGCCCAACCCCAACCAGCCCCGCCGCCGCTTCCGGCCGGAGGCGCTTTCGGAGCTGGTGGAGAGCATCCGGGAGAAGGGGCTCCTCCAGCCCCTCCTGGTCCGGCCCAAGGGGGAGGGGTACGAGCTGGTGGCGGGGGAGCGCCGCTACCGGGCGGCCCTGGAGGCGGGGCTACGGGAGGTCCCCGTCCTCATCCGGGACCTGACCGACCGGGAGGCTTTGGAGCTTGCCCTGGTGGAGAACCTCCAGCGGGAGGACCTCTCCCCGGTGGAGGAGGCCCTGGGGTACCGGCGCCTTTTGGAGATGGGCCTGACCCAGGAGGAGGTGGCCAGGCGGGTGGGGAAGGCCCGCTCCACCGTGGCCAACGCCCTGAGGCTCCTCCAGCTCCCCGAGGAGGCCCTGAGGGCCCTGGAGGAGGGCCGGATCACCCCCGGCCACGCCCGGGCCCTCCTGATGCTCCCGGAGGGGGAGCGGCTTTGGGCCCTGAGCGAGATCCTGTCCAAGGACCTCTCCGTGCGTCAGGTGGAGCGGCTGAAGGTCCAAAGGCCGAGGCCGGAGCCCGACCTCGAGCGCCAGGCCTTGGCCGAGCGCCTCTCCCAGAGCCTGGGGCTCAGGGTGCGGCTTTCCAGGAGGCGGCTGGTCATAGAGTTCTCCTCCGAGGAGGAGCTGGCCCTGCTTCTGGAGCGGCTGGGCTACCAGTCGTAG